GAACCAGAAGGAACAGACAGCCCCAAAAAACACGGTAAAAAGCTGAAATGAGTGGATTAACATGGGATAGCGCCACCATCACACTTGAAAAACTGATAATGATGGCACCTAAAAAAATACCGGCAATTGGCCGGCTGACAAAAGTCGTCATAAACAAAGCAGCTCCTCTAAGCAGCGTCTGAACAAAAACATGAAAATTTTGTCACGTTCAAGGCAGGCGTAGATTCTAACTATAGGAATACATGGCGTATTTCAAAAATTATTATTTGCCGCCACCTATGTCATCGGTAAAATTTACGGTTTTCCAGACACTCAGTATCAAACGGATGTAGAGGGTTTCTATTCTGGGGTCAAGAAAAGATTTTCTTTTTTTCAGGGTTTCCACAAATAGGTTTCCAGATCAATATGTCCTTGGCTTGAGACGAAAACTTCTTCGGACTCCAGTAGTGCTTTTTGTAATTCATACCCCTTGCCTCTGGGTAGACTGATTTTTCCGGATGCGTTAATCACACGATGCCAGGGCAAATTATGCTTTTGGGACATGGTATGAAGAATTCTTGAAACTTGCCTGGCGCCCAAAGGATTGCCGGCAAGGGCTGCCACCCGACCATAGGAAGTGACACGTCCTTTGGGTATCGCCTTAATTACACCAACAATCTGCTTAGTAAACGGATTCATAATATTTAAAAGCATTGGGCTTAAAAAAAGACCTGCCGCCTTGGAGGGAGGGGGAGGCGGCAGGTTTGTCAATCCTTTCGCGCGTAAGGAGGACGCGAAGCAAAGATGCAGACGGTTGCGCCAACGTTGGCAGACAAATTGTTCTACATCGGAGGAAAATGCCGGGCTGCTGTCAGATTTGCAACAGCAGCCCTAAAGCGAAATCAATTAATAGTTGCTTGTAAAGTCGGGATATGCATTACCACCATGTTCTGTGGAATCCAGCCCTTCGATTTCTTCTTCCGGAGAAACCCTTAAACCCATAGTCATGTCAATCACTTTGAACAGAATAAAAGCCGTACAAAATGTCCATGCAAAGCAGGAAACGATACCGATGCACTGTACGGACATAATTTTAACGGTTGTGCCGCCAATATTAAAGAGGCCAGCAGCAAAGGTACCCCAAGCACCGCAAACCCCATGTACGGAAATTGCACCAACGGGATCATCAATTCTAATTTTATCAAAAAACATTACAGCGAAGACAACCAGAATACCGGCAACGGCCCCGATGATAATAGAGGAACCCGGTGTAACATTGGCACAGCCGGCAGTAATGCCGACCAGACCAGCCAAGGCGCCGTTCAAACTCATGCCCACTTCAGGCTTTCCAAATTTAACCCAGGATACGATCATGGCCAGAACAGCGCCAGTGGCTGCAGCCAGGTTGGTATTTACAAAAATCATTGCAATAGATGTATCTGCTGTCGTGGTGGAACCCGGATTAAAACCAAACCAGCCTACCCACAGGATGAAAACGCCAAGGGCGGCCAAGGGGATATTGTGACCCAAAATTGGTTTAATACCGCCGTCTTTGGTGAACTTTCCAAGACGGGGACCCAGAACAATGGCACCAGCCAATGCAGCCCATCCGCCCACAGAGTGAACAACGGTGGAACCTGCAAAATCGATAAATCCAAGACCTTCAAGCCAACCGGAACCGTTGAACAAAGATCCCCAGGCCCAGGAACCAAAAATCGGATAAATCAATGCGGATAAAACAGCACTGTACACAAGATAACCGGTGAATTTGGTACGCTCAGCCATGGCACCGGAAACAATGGTGGCGGCAGTTGCAGCAAACACAACCTGAAACATCCAGAAGGCCAGTACCCAAGGATCGCCATCCACCTTGAAATCACTTAAGAAAAAACCGGTGGTACCAAAAAAACCGGTTTTAGAGGCACCGAACATCAGGCCAAATCCAATGGCCCAATAGAAAAGCGACCCCATGGAGAAGTCCATCAGGTTTTTCATCATGATGTTAACACAGTTTTTGGCACGGGTGAACCCTGCTTCCACCATGGCAAACCCGGCCTGCATAAAGAAAACAAGCACTGCTGCAACAAGGGTCCATACATAGTTGGCATGTGTCTGAACCAGTGCAATGGCCTCGGCATTAGTGATTGCTGTGGGGGCGTCGTCCGTACCGGCCCATGCAGCGGTGATGGTGCAAGCCAGCGAAGTTAGAATCATCAGTACATACTTCATTTTTTAAATCTCCTTAAATTATATAATAAATTTTATAACGCTTCTGTTCCGGTTTCACCTGTACGAATACGAACAACATCTTCCACAGGAAGAACAAAAATTTTACCGTCACCGATTTTTCCTGTTTTCGCTGTTTCTACTATTGTATCCACCACAGCCTGGGCCTGGTCATCTGCAACACAAATTTTTAATTCAACCTTGGGTACAAAGTCTGTCTGATATTCTGCGCCTCGGTATACTTCTTTGTGTCCTTTCTGACGGCCAAAGCCTTTAACTTCCGAAATGGTCATCCCGTTAATGCTGATTTTGGCTAAAGCATCTTTAACCTCATCCACTTTAAACGGTTTTATTACTGCCACAACTTTTTTCATTTTAACTCCCTTGTTAATTGTGCATCAAAATAACTAACGCTTTATGGGTGTCTAAAGAGAGCAAGAGGAGTGCCAAAAAATATTTTTTTTAAAATTTTTATATAAATATTTGAAATTAAAGATTTTATTTGCGAAGAATATATTTTGAACTTCTAAAAACACACCTAACGAAAATAACATTTTTGGGATATAATAGATTACATTAATGTTATTTCATACACCTCTGCAAAGTTTGGGTGTAAAAGTTAATACATTTTTGTATTTTCATACATAAAAACGATAACGGAGATGCACAAATATAGCCCTATGCCGGATCAAAACGGTATTAGAATTTCATGCAGGGTTTTCCCCCCGGCATACCCTCTTGAAAAACGATTATGCAAGACATTGCTGGAGCCAACAGCAAGAGAGCATCTTGGAAATCTATATAAAATAGATGCACAGAACTGGTAAAGCCGCAAATCAAGGCTCATGCCACTAAGAGATTGCCTGTACCGGTGAAGCGCTTCAAAAACTGCAGGCACATGCTGGCCGGCAGCATATTCAATGGCCCGGGCTGAAAGGATACCCGATTTCAATGCTGAATAAATCCCTTCCCCCAGCAAAGGCTCTGCCAGGCCGGCTGCATCTCCTGTCAAAAGCACACGGCCTGCTCCCAGATGTATTCTGCCGGAGCTTGTGGCAATAGGGTACCCCTTAACATCAGTTAGAATATCAGTCCCAAGCTGTTCACCTGCATATTTTTTCAACAAAGTCCGATTCATGGTTCCATTGGGACGCGCACTAAACATACCGATATTCACGTGGTTTCTACGGGGAAAAATCCAGTAATACCCGTTAATCTCTCTGGAAAAATCAAATGTCATTTTATAGAATCCCGCATTTTGTACAGGCACATCAGCTTCCAGAGCCGGCAGTTTTACGATGCGGGACTTTTGACCACCAATCAGTCGGCGAATTTTTGAATTGGCACCATCGGCCCCGATGAGATATCCAGCCTTGATAAAATCAGTTTTCCCCTCACAGGAAAGGGTTAGACTGACACCTTGGTTGTCTTGATCAAGACGGATAATTTTGTCTATTTTTCTAAAGCAGCATCCGGCCTGCACTGCTTTTCCCAATGAATAGGCGTCCAGATCCATCCTTTTGGTAATGTAGCACAAAGGCGTCTTAGCTTTGACAACAAAAAAGGATCTTCCTGGGCGGACAATTTTCACCTCCCGGCAGACCCGGCGGACAAGGCCGGAAATATCAAAGGGAAACAATTCCATGGCCTTGGGCGTGATTCCGCCGGCACAGGCCTTTTTCCTGGGAAAGTTTTTTCTATCCAGCACAAGGACGGAAAACCCGGATCGTCCCAAAAGATATCCGGCAGTTGTTCCGGCAGGCCCTGCACCGACAATAATGACATCATACATATGAAATTTTTTCCGAATTAGTAAATAAAGCCGAATCTTTTTACAGCTCTATACCATAAATATGGAACACTTTCGACGATTCAAATTTTTAATTCACGCCTCAACGTATCAACACAGAGAATTTACTACGATTTACATCAATCCTTTTTATAAGATAAACCTATGTAACCAATAAAGATCCTTTACCCTTTATTATAAGTGATTTTGAGCGTTAACATACCAGGCCGGCCCTATGGTTGTTATAAAAAAATCTACCCAATTTTGGAGTTTATCATTTTTCCCATTGACAAAAAATCAATCGCACGATTAGATATTAAATTAATCGAATTCACAAACGATCACCTCAATTGGACGTATATTTATACGTGATTAGGCATACAGCTAATGCAGAAAAGTGCTAAAGAAAAAAAACAGGGAAATGAAGAAAATGAAAATGCAGTTAACACATTGGAGCTATGCAAAAAGGCGCGTGCGCTTATTCGCTTCCGAAAACCTGAAAAGGCCGAACCGCTACTATTAGAAGCGTTGGAAGCATCGCCTAAAAACCCTTATGTACTGGTCGCCTTAGGTGATGCCAAACGCATGCAAAAACGATTCACCACGGCTGCAGAATATTATCGAAGGTGTCTTGAGGCAGACCCACTGAATCCATTTGCCATGTCCGGCCTTGGCGACGCATACCGGGGCACTAATAATTTGGACGGCGCCATAGATATCTGGACGCAGGCCCTGGATGCTTACCCTGAAAATTATCTGGTGATGACCCGCCTGGCCGATGCTTTAACTAAAAAAGGAAACTTTACCGCTGCCAGACAGATATATGAAAAATCCATCAATCTGAATCCTGACGATCCCTTTGCCCTGTCTGGTCTTGGCAATCTCTATGTCCGCCTCAAAGCATTTGATCTGGCAGGCCCCCTCCTTGAAAGGCTTGTTGCAAAGCAGCCCAGAAACCCCAGAGCCATCGGCGCGTTGGCCAATTTTTACCGCAGACAAGAGGATTTTTTTAATGCGAAGATCCTGTTCGAACAGATTCTGGAGATCGACTCCGGCAATGTCTATGCAATGGATGGGCTGGCAGATTGTGCCCGGGGCAATAAGGAATACGAAAAAGCAAAACAACTGTGGGAAAAAGCCATGGCAGCCGGAATGAGTCCCGCCATTGCTAAAACCCGTATAGCAGATGCCTGTCTGCAAATGCAACAATTCGCCCAGGCAAGAGATTTTTATGATCAGGTGCTGTCTGTGTCTGAAGACAAGTTTGCACTGCTCGGACGACTGCGTCTTATCGAAGCAGAACCGGGAGATCAACACGATAAGATTATTGATGCCGCAGATATTCTAAGCCGGTTGTTTGCCCTTGATCCATCTGACGACCGGACCTTGAATGAATTTAAGGTCTTTAGGACCCGGTATCCCCAAATTGATGAGTATATACAGCCTTGATTCATTTTTTTTGATCTGATTTTAAACCAAATTATAGGGGCTTTGTTCTTCTACGATCTTTAAATCATTGAAATGATTTTTTGACCAGGACGCTTTTTTCATAGATCTTTTAAAAAGGGTGCCAAGTAAATGACTGACAAGCTAAACCTGCCTTCCGAATCGGATATTCAGGCCGTATTAACCCTTGACCGGGATACCCTGCCAAGTTTTCCTCAAGTAGCGGCCAAACTGCTTGAATTATCAAAAGATGATACAGCATCTCTGGAGGAGGTGGCAAAAATCGTAGAAACAGATCCCGGGATTTCCATCCGGGTACTGGAACTTGTTAATTCAGCATTTTACGGTTTAAACAGGAAGGTAACCACCCTGCCGGACGCAGTTGTCATCCTCGGCCTTGATGAAATAAAAAAGCTGGCCCTGGGTATGGCTATTTTCGAAAAAATATTTAAAACCGGTCACACAAAGGAATTTAATCGTTTGATGTTCTGGCGCCACAGTCTTGCAGTGGCGGTATTGAGCATGAAAATAGCTCAAAAAACCCAATACCCGAAC
This window of the uncultured Desulfobacter sp. genome carries:
- a CDS encoding ammonium transporter, translated to MKYVLMILTSLACTITAAWAGTDDAPTAITNAEAIALVQTHANYVWTLVAAVLVFFMQAGFAMVEAGFTRAKNCVNIMMKNLMDFSMGSLFYWAIGFGLMFGASKTGFFGTTGFFLSDFKVDGDPWVLAFWMFQVVFAATAATIVSGAMAERTKFTGYLVYSAVLSALIYPIFGSWAWGSLFNGSGWLEGLGFIDFAGSTVVHSVGGWAALAGAIVLGPRLGKFTKDGGIKPILGHNIPLAALGVFILWVGWFGFNPGSTTTADTSIAMIFVNTNLAAATGAVLAMIVSWVKFGKPEVGMSLNGALAGLVGITAGCANVTPGSSIIIGAVAGILVVFAVMFFDKIRIDDPVGAISVHGVCGAWGTFAAGLFNIGGTTVKIMSVQCIGIVSCFAWTFCTAFILFKVIDMTMGLRVSPEEEIEGLDSTEHGGNAYPDFTSNY
- a CDS encoding P-II family nitrogen regulator, which translates into the protein MKKVVAVIKPFKVDEVKDALAKISINGMTISEVKGFGRQKGHKEVYRGAEYQTDFVPKVELKICVADDQAQAVVDTIVETAKTGKIGDGKIFVLPVEDVVRIRTGETGTEAL
- a CDS encoding MGMT family protein — protein: MNPFTKQIVGVIKAIPKGRVTSYGRVAALAGNPLGARQVSRILHTMSQKHNLPWHRVINASGKISLPRGKGYELQKALLESEEVFVSSQGHIDLETYLWKP
- a CDS encoding geranylgeranyl reductase family protein — protein: MYDVIIVGAGPAGTTAGYLLGRSGFSVLVLDRKNFPRKKACAGGITPKAMELFPFDISGLVRRVCREVKIVRPGRSFFVVKAKTPLCYITKRMDLDAYSLGKAVQAGCCFRKIDKIIRLDQDNQGVSLTLSCEGKTDFIKAGYLIGADGANSKIRRLIGGQKSRIVKLPALEADVPVQNAGFYKMTFDFSREINGYYWIFPRRNHVNIGMFSARPNGTMNRTLLKKYAGEQLGTDILTDVKGYPIATSSGRIHLGAGRVLLTGDAAGLAEPLLGEGIYSALKSGILSARAIEYAAGQHVPAVFEALHRYRQSLSGMSLDLRLYQFCASILYRFPRCSLAVGSSNVLHNRFSRGYAGGKTLHEILIPF
- a CDS encoding tetratricopeptide repeat protein, whose translation is MQKSAKEKKQGNEENENAVNTLELCKKARALIRFRKPEKAEPLLLEALEASPKNPYVLVALGDAKRMQKRFTTAAEYYRRCLEADPLNPFAMSGLGDAYRGTNNLDGAIDIWTQALDAYPENYLVMTRLADALTKKGNFTAARQIYEKSINLNPDDPFALSGLGNLYVRLKAFDLAGPLLERLVAKQPRNPRAIGALANFYRRQEDFFNAKILFEQILEIDSGNVYAMDGLADCARGNKEYEKAKQLWEKAMAAGMSPAIAKTRIADACLQMQQFAQARDFYDQVLSVSEDKFALLGRLRLIEAEPGDQHDKIIDAADILSRLFALDPSDDRTLNEFKVFRTRYPQIDEYIQP